GAATTAATCAATAACATGAAACACGATGCACGAACCTTCAATGCTACAAGTCATAGAAATGCCTATAAATGCCATGgatcaaacatattttgttggaCATACTGCTCACTCTATACACTTATCTATAAATACAGGGCTCCAAAATGATATGGTAAccgaaataactaataaattgagAAAAATAGTAGGACATTTTAATAGAAGTCCCTATGAACAAGAAAAGTAtggcgaaaaaaaaacacaaactaGTACAAGACTACGTTACTCGTTGGAACTCGACCTGTGACACGATTGATAGCgtcttaaaatgtaaaaatgcaattaataataatattatttctaaaaaaaaaaaaaatgataaatggtTTATAACTTCTGgtgagtttaaaaatatgaaagatttattgtaataactggaaccatttaaaattgtcaCAGAAGTATTGGGCGGAGAAAACTACACAACTGCGTCGTAGCATACAAGTTAATTAAAAGTCTTttaaatacgttaaaaattaGTGAACTAGacactaattttttaactacgGTTAAAAAACCTATTTTAGATGACTTAAAATATCGAAGAGAAATGGTGggtttaatattagtaaaagcATCTGCATTAGTCCCTAGATTTCGAGAGTTAAAATTTCTAAcgaaagaagaaaaataaactgtttgTAAACAACTTGAAAATGAGTTGAATGAATTAATTTCTGGTCCAGAAATAGAAAATGAAGAACAAATTATCTCTGAATCAATATTAGATAATGAAGAAAGTTTTGAAACACACTCTCCTACTCGTAAGAAATTGCGATCATTAATGATAGAAAGCGATGATGATGACGAAAACGATTCAATAACTCAAAGTCCTACGATGAAACAACTtgaagattataaaaatttgaaaatcaaaattcccTAAAATCAAGTTCCTGTGgaaaataaatgaaactaAATACTCAGCTGGCGTTACTAGCCAAAAAATACTTCAGTATATGGCCACTAATGTACCCTGTGAACGGTTATTTGGCGAAGGTGGAACAATCATCTCCAAGAAAGGAAATAGATTATCTCCTGAGCAACTCAatctactattatttttgaattcatttttcaaatcgAACCAAAGTACTGAAACATTGATGAAAAAACTGCTCGAAgaagaaatattttgattaaacaatacaatttgttaaataaataaataaatactcaataaatactttttagttagtacaaaataatttataatcgataattattttacactcataatacaatatgtattctatactttttaatatgctttcaataaactaaattatataaaatgtaacttgttgtaattatgtaaaaatttaaatcattatcggtatttttttgatatcggaaaaataaatacgatatcgataacattaaaaatatatcgttggccaacactataaaatattactcttCAATATTGATAGTGATTACTAACTccctgcatttttttttaatttatatataatcataaattaacaatataggaACAAGCAATACAATTGTATGATTATCATTCACTTTTAAGCGTAGCTTGTGTTGGAGATTGAGAATATAcctaaacttaaaattgtttaaataacattaaattaaatttaataaataaacgaatagcggaataaatgagtaaataaaaaaattatttatattttggccTTCTAAATACACAGTTCGTGAAATTCTTCCTGAagcatttaagaaaaattatcaaaattgtcGGTGCACGATCGATTGGACTGAAATCAAGATCGAACAACTCAACTTTGTAGAGCAAAGGGTATACATGTATTCGAGATATAAAAGTTCCTATACTCTATTCCACCTAAGAGTGAACCGCTTTCGCGCACGCAGACTGAACCGCCGATCATTGTCTGACCCCCCCCCTGGTGACGGCTAGGCGTTCTGTCATTGGTCGACAGTCATCGCCGGTCGTCGTAAGTTGTCGACCGCCGTGCATACAGAGAATCATAAAAACAGCTGTTTTCGCgattaattactatacaacacttattttgaattttcatcaTAAATCAAACTACAGTGAAAACTCTTTATAACGAATCTGAAGGGACCAAGAGATTTCTTTCGTTATTGAGAGTGACTATATGTTATAGAGAACGAGTTTACTAATGTGTTATAAAGCAAACCAaccattattatctaatatttacgttttatagagtttttcGTTGTAAAGAGTtttcactgtatattatatacaaacacataaacataaaatattataaattaaattgttttattgcttaaataataaatttaatataataggtataaaacaaatacaatttttttaaaaatacaaataaaaaaatacacacgtcaatataatagaataaaaatttaaaaaaattagtcagATTCAGTGCCGAGGGAGTCGTCTGATGATGTATCTCCGATTGTCAAAGTTACTGACTCCAACTCTGCAGACAATACTTCATCTACGACGAAGTCGATTTCCCAAAATGTATCCTCTTCTTTCTTCATGTGACTAATAAAATTCTTCCACATGTCTGCATCCACGCGTTTGACGCcctcaattaataaatttttgacATTGTGTAATTTATAGGTCTTATTGTTCATCCGTACGTAATTTTTAACGGATGACCAAGCCAACTCTATTGGATTGAGCTCACAGTGATATGGAGGTAGTCTTAGTATATTACGGTTATGTTTTTTTGCCAATTCGTCAATTACGTATTTCTGGTGTTGTGGCTTGATCCTTTTCACAATTTGAAGAAGTTGTGGTATACACATAGGTCTGTCTATAACCTCGCCTTTATTCTCCagccattttattatatcacctTTCTTGGTTTGCGACGTAGGTGCTTTATCAAGCTTCACAGAATGATATGACGCATTGTCCATGATGATAACACAGTTCTCTTTTAAACGAGACAGTACACCCTCCATTCATTCGTAAAATGTCTCCCCATTCATTTCGTCATGGTAATCTCTAGTGTTTTTTTTCGATTCGAAGCACAACAATGCGCCGGGGACAAACCTATCTTCCGAACCTATATTCAGGACAATAAGGCGTTTACCTTTTCCTGAAGGATTTACGGCACCAGTTGACAGACCTTGTAGGAATGCGTCTCGGGGTGATTTAATTGTAGTATCGATCCATGTTTTGCTGGTACATTCACCAGCATTAACCCAGGTCTCGTccagataatataaatgtcgACCCTCATTTCGGTATTCACGCAATTGTTCAAGAAACCGTCTACGCCAACACACAATTTCGGTTTTTTCAGTCAGTGCACTATTTCGACTACGTTTGCTGTACTTAAAATCCAT
This genomic stretch from Rhopalosiphum maidis isolate BTI-1 chromosome 3, ASM367621v3, whole genome shotgun sequence harbors:
- the LOC113560084 gene encoding uncharacterized protein LOC113560084; translation: MDNASYHSVKLDKAPTSQTKKGDIIKWLENKGEVIDRPMCIPQLLQIVKRIKPQHQKYVIDELAKKHNRNILRLPPYHCELNPIELAWSSVKNYVRMNNKTYKLHNVKNLLIEGVKRVDADMWKNFISHMKKEEDTFWEIDFVVDEVLSAELESVTLTIGDTSSDDSLGTESD
- the LOC113560086 gene encoding uncharacterized protein LOC113560086, encoding MDFKYSKRSRNSALTEKTEIVCWRRRFLEQLREYRNEGRHLYYLDETWVNAGECTSKTWIDTTIKSPRDAFLQGLSTGAVNPSGKGKRLIVLNIGSEDRFVPGALLCFESKKNTRDYHDEMNGETFYE